One stretch of Glycine soja cultivar W05 chromosome 7, ASM419377v2, whole genome shotgun sequence DNA includes these proteins:
- the LOC114418908 gene encoding cytidine deaminase 1-like: MEPRFVISASEAESQSISKLLPSLVSSSQSLARPSISNFPVAAVGLAASGRIFVGVNVEFPGLPFHHTIHAEQFLLTNMANNAETRLDSFAVSAAPCGHCRQFLQELRDAPDIQILITSHKNPHFSPLSHFLSHHFGPHDLLPKTVPLLLEPRHNALSLPQNDHFNALAIAALEAANNSHAPYSASPSGVALLDSKGNVFKGSYIESAAYNPSLGPLQAAIVAFIAGGGGDYEEIVAAVLVEKEGAVIKQDHTARLLLHSIAPRCHFNNFLASQSPST, encoded by the coding sequence ATGGAGCCCAGATTCGTAATCTCCGCATCGGAGGCCGAATCCCAATCAATCTCCAAACTCCTCCCTTCCCTCGTTTCCTCTTCTCAGTCCCTCGCCCGTCCTTCCATCTCCAACTTTCCCGTCGCCGCCGTCGGACTCGCCGCCTCCGGCCGCATCTTCGTGGGCGTGAACGTGGAGTTCCCCGGCCTCCCCTTCCACCACACCATCCACGCCGAACAGTTCCTCCTCACCAACATGGCCAACAACGCCGAGACCCGCCTCGACTCCTTCGCCGTCTCCGCCGCCCCCTGCGGCCATTGCCGCCAGTTCCTTCAAGAACTCCGCGACGCCCCCGACATCCAAATCCTCATCACCTCCCACAAAAACCCTCACTTCAGCCCTCTCTCCCACTTCCTCTCCCACCACTTCGGCCCCCACGACCTTCTCCCCAAAACCGTCCCTCTCCTCTTGGAGCCTCGTCACAACGCTCTCTCTCTTCCCCAAAACGATCATTTCAACGCTCTTGCGATTGCGGCGTTGGAGGCCGCCAATAACTCTCACGCGCCCTACAGCGCGTCCCCCTCCGGCGTCGCGCTTCTCGATTCCAAGGGGAATGTTTTTAAAGGCTCTTACATTGAGTCCGCTGCTTATAACCCCAGCTTGGGACCGCTTCAGGCCGCCATCGTCGCCTTCATCGCCGGCGGCGGTGGGGATTATGAAGAGATTGTTGCGGCGGTGTTGGTGGAGAAGGAAGGGGCGGTCATCAAACAGGATCACACTGCAAGGTTGCTGCTCCATTCCATAGCGCCACGCTGCCACTTCAACAATTTTCTTGCTTCTCAATCTCCTTCAACTtga
- the LOC114418909 gene encoding uncharacterized protein LOC114418909, with translation MEGKTRGCSSSEDSDGEIYLQNASDEEELGSSSGSMPKLQFRNVKSKGCWNEEMGMGEVIEKNGKMWITTGIVRSGKIYSSIEETLYLMELGALDIVDNDGRSLSLTEMYEKVASGKSGCCWELFEVYRHLKSLGYIIGRHGVAWSLKSIKSSHKAAAVEVTEESKQLEDTDSKSELSINKLWVLLTSALRTLVKKLKGESIYVEIIGERKKSHEQCNFVHSNKNISPFSFLANAVQALVSTCHKLFGELQVNDLRPDFDVYLPNSRFRKSSPGDPSFLLYLSRVQNPPSRAEIEALEKQCGGIPLKICLVTEGRVSFFSFDKVELPVIP, from the exons ATGGAAGGCAAGACAAGGGGTTGTTCTTCAAGTGAAGATAGTGATGGTGAGATCTATTTGCAAAATGCAAGTGATGAAGAGGAGCTTGGCTCTTCATCTGGTTCTATGCCCAAGTTGCAGTTCAG GAACGTGAAATCCAAAGGCTGTTGGAATGAAGAAATGGGAATGGGAGAAGTCATTGAGAAGAATGGCAAAATGTGGATAACAACTGGAATTGTTCGCAGTGGCAAGATTTATTCTTCAATTGAAGAGACTTT GTATCTTATGGAACTAGGAGCCTTAGATATCGTAGATAATGATGGTAGAAGCTTATCTTTAACAGAAATGTATGAAAAGGTTGCTAGCGGGAAGAGTGGATGTTGTTGGGAGCTGTTTGAGGTTTACAGGCACCTCAAGTCTCTTGGCTACATTATTGGCCGGCATGGTGTTGCTTGGAGTTTGAAGAGTATTAAAAGTTCCCATAAAGCTGCTGCTGTTGAAGTCacagaagaaagcaaacaacTAGAAGACACTGATTCTAAATCAGAGCTTTCCATCAATAAGTTATGGGTCTTGCTAACCAGTGCTCTTAGGACATtggttaagaaactaaaaggagAAAGTATTTATGTAGAAATCATAGGAGAGCGTAAAAAAAGTCATGAACAATGCAATTTTGTGCATTCCAATAAAAACATTTCTCCTTTTAGTTTTCTAGCCAATGCGGTACAGGCACTAGTTAGCACATGCCATAAGTTATTTGGAGAGTTGCAGGTAAATGATTTGAGGCCAGACTTTGATGTTTATCTTCCAAACAGCAGGTTTAGAAAGTCTTCTCCCGGTGATCCAAGTTTTCTACTGTACTTATCTAG GGTTCAAAATCCACCATCTAGAGCAGAGATTGAAGCCCTTGAGAAACAATGTGGTGGCATCCCTTTGAAAATCTGCCTGGTCACAGAGGGAAGGGTCAGTTTCTTTTCCTTTGACAAGGTGGAACTTCCTGTTATACCCTGA